In Colias croceus chromosome 19, ilColCroc2.1, the following are encoded in one genomic region:
- the LOC123700120 gene encoding proline dehydrogenase 1, mitochondrial isoform X2, with translation MALLRRLAVNAPRGIRVLSTPSSSRDELDLTFNSPKDAFKSKKTSELVRAYLVYQICSINWIVENNDMLMKRLRQLVGQRMFEAIMKATFYGQFVAGEDQNKIRPTIERLRSFGVKSILDYSVEEDLSQEEAEKREVSASVSVCGDMAEEGQLRQYHVEQRFADRRYKVTSARTYFYLNEAACEKNMEAFLKSIDAVAAITKGTGLMAIKLTALGRPQLLLQLSEVIMRARNYMQQIAGGTGNVLTHHKTIEDFQRYLGEHSSKPEVQDFMKKITSDKEGIVHLFPWSNILDKDMNLSDSFRVPDPQTGQMRRLISQISPKEEEMFRNMLRRLNHIIQVAAEADVRIMIDAEQTYFQPAISRICLEMMRRYNKGRFVVFNTYQTYLKNTYNEIVTDLEQAERQDFYWGAKLVRGAYIEQERARAAAMGYEDPTCESVDATTNSFHRCLKEILSRVKGERQQKLGIMVASHNEDTVRFAIELMRQHGIAPDERVVCFGQLLGMCDHITFPLGQAGYSAYKYVPYGPVLEVLPYLSRRANENRGFLSKIKKEKGLLLKEIGRRVLTGQAFYKPDGSYTPV, from the exons ATGGCTCTGCTACGCCGGCTGGCAGTGAACGCTCCTCGTGGGATTCGCGTACTCTCCACGCCATCCTCGAGTCGGGACGAGCTGGACCTGACGTTCAACAGCCCGAAAGACGCTTTCAAGAGCAAGAAGACCAGCGAACTAGTGCGGGCGTACCTCGTCTACCAAATATGCTCGATCAACTGGATCGTCGAGAACAACGACATG TTGATGAAGAGGCTGCGCCAGCTGGTCGGGCAGCGCATGTTCGAAGCCATCATGAAGGCAACCTTCTACGGGCAGTTCGTGGCTGGCGAGGACCAGAACAAGATCAGGCCTACCATTGAGAG ATTGCGCTCATTTGGCGTGAAATCGATCCTCGATTACTCCGTGGAGGAGGACCTCTCACAGGAGGAGGCTGAGAAGCGCGAAGTCAG CGCCTCAGTGTCAGTATGCGGGGACATGGCCGAAGAGGGCCAACTCCGCCAATACCACGTGGAGCAGCGCTTCGCTGACCGGCGCTACAAGGTGACCAGCGCCCGTACTTACTTCTACCTCAACGAGGCCGCTTGCGAGAAGAACATGGAGGCCTTCTTGAAGAGCATTGATGCGGTGGCTG CAATCACAAAGGGCACAGGGTTGATGGCGATAAAGTTGACCGCTCTCGGCAGACCACAATTACTT CTGCAACTATCGGAGGTGATAATGCGCGCACGCAACTACATGCAACAGATAGCAGGTGGTACGGGCAACGTGCTCACACACCACAAGACGATCGAGGACTTCCAGCGGTACCTGGGCGAGCACTCGTCCAAGCCCGAGGTGCAGGACTTCATGAAGAAGATCACTTCGGATAAGGAGGG AATAGTGCACCTGTTCCCGTGGTCGAACATCCTGGACAAGGACATGAACCTGTCGGACTCGTTCCGCGTGCCCGACCCGCAGACGGGGCAGATGCGGCGGCTGATCTCGCAGATCTCGCCCAAGGAGGAGGAGATGTTCCGCAACATGCTGCGCCGGCTCAATCATATTATAcag GTGGCAGCTGAAGCTGATGTGCGCATCATGATCGACGCGGAGCAGACGTACTTCCAGCCGGCCATCTCCAGGATCTGCTTGGAGATGATGAGGCGGTATAATAAG GGAAGGTTCGTAGTATTCAACACTTACCAAACGTACCTGAAGAACACGTACAATGAAATAGTGACGGACCTGGAGCAGGCCGAGCGGCAGGACTTCTACTGGGGCGCCAAGCTCGTGCGGGGCGCTTATATTGAACAG GAGCGAGCGCGAGCTGCGGCGATGGGCTATGAGGACCCGACGTGCGAGAGCGTGGATGCGACCACCAACTCCTTCCACCGATGCTTAAAGGAGATCCTTAGCAGAGTCAAG GGCGAGCGTCAGCAGAAGCTGGGCATAATGGTGGCGTCGCACAACGAGGACACGGTGCGGTTCGCCATCGAGCTGATGCGGCAGCACGGCATCGCGCCCGACGAGCGGGTCGTCTGCTTCGGCCAGCTGCTGGGCATGTGCGACCACATCACCTTCCCGCTCG GTCAAGCCGGCTACTCGGCGTACAAGTACGTGCCGTACGGGCCGGTGCTGGAGGTGCTGCCGTACCTGTCGCGGCGCGCCAACGAGAACCGCGGCTTCCTCAGCAAGATCAAGAAGGAGAAGGGGCTGCTGCTGAAGGAGATCGGGCGCCGCGTGCTGACCGGCCAGGCGTTCTACAAGCCCGACGGCAGCTACACGCCCGTGTAG
- the LOC123700120 gene encoding proline dehydrogenase 1, mitochondrial isoform X1, translating into MALLRRLAVNAPRGIRVLSTPSSSRDELDLTFNSPKDAFKSKKTSELVRAYLVYQICSINWIVENNDMLMKRLRQLVGQRMFEAIMKATFYGQFVAGEDQNKIRPTIERLRSFGVKSILDYSVEEDLSQEEAEKREVSASVSVCGDMAEEGQLRQYHVEQRFADRRYKVTSARTYFYLNEAACEKNMEAFLKSIDAVAAITKGTGLMAIKLTALGRPQLLLQLSEVIMRARNYMQQIAGGTGNVLTHHKTIEDFQRYLGEHSSKPEVQDFMKKITSDKEGVLHLFPWDRIVHLFPWSNILDKDMNLSDSFRVPDPQTGQMRRLISQISPKEEEMFRNMLRRLNHIIQVAAEADVRIMIDAEQTYFQPAISRICLEMMRRYNKGRFVVFNTYQTYLKNTYNEIVTDLEQAERQDFYWGAKLVRGAYIEQERARAAAMGYEDPTCESVDATTNSFHRCLKEILSRVKGERQQKLGIMVASHNEDTVRFAIELMRQHGIAPDERVVCFGQLLGMCDHITFPLGQAGYSAYKYVPYGPVLEVLPYLSRRANENRGFLSKIKKEKGLLLKEIGRRVLTGQAFYKPDGSYTPV; encoded by the exons ATGGCTCTGCTACGCCGGCTGGCAGTGAACGCTCCTCGTGGGATTCGCGTACTCTCCACGCCATCCTCGAGTCGGGACGAGCTGGACCTGACGTTCAACAGCCCGAAAGACGCTTTCAAGAGCAAGAAGACCAGCGAACTAGTGCGGGCGTACCTCGTCTACCAAATATGCTCGATCAACTGGATCGTCGAGAACAACGACATG TTGATGAAGAGGCTGCGCCAGCTGGTCGGGCAGCGCATGTTCGAAGCCATCATGAAGGCAACCTTCTACGGGCAGTTCGTGGCTGGCGAGGACCAGAACAAGATCAGGCCTACCATTGAGAG ATTGCGCTCATTTGGCGTGAAATCGATCCTCGATTACTCCGTGGAGGAGGACCTCTCACAGGAGGAGGCTGAGAAGCGCGAAGTCAG CGCCTCAGTGTCAGTATGCGGGGACATGGCCGAAGAGGGCCAACTCCGCCAATACCACGTGGAGCAGCGCTTCGCTGACCGGCGCTACAAGGTGACCAGCGCCCGTACTTACTTCTACCTCAACGAGGCCGCTTGCGAGAAGAACATGGAGGCCTTCTTGAAGAGCATTGATGCGGTGGCTG CAATCACAAAGGGCACAGGGTTGATGGCGATAAAGTTGACCGCTCTCGGCAGACCACAATTACTT CTGCAACTATCGGAGGTGATAATGCGCGCACGCAACTACATGCAACAGATAGCAGGTGGTACGGGCAACGTGCTCACACACCACAAGACGATCGAGGACTTCCAGCGGTACCTGGGCGAGCACTCGTCCAAGCCCGAGGTGCAGGACTTCATGAAGAAGATCACTTCGGATAAGGAGGG CGTGCTGCACCTGTTCCCCTGGGATCG AATAGTGCACCTGTTCCCGTGGTCGAACATCCTGGACAAGGACATGAACCTGTCGGACTCGTTCCGCGTGCCCGACCCGCAGACGGGGCAGATGCGGCGGCTGATCTCGCAGATCTCGCCCAAGGAGGAGGAGATGTTCCGCAACATGCTGCGCCGGCTCAATCATATTATAcag GTGGCAGCTGAAGCTGATGTGCGCATCATGATCGACGCGGAGCAGACGTACTTCCAGCCGGCCATCTCCAGGATCTGCTTGGAGATGATGAGGCGGTATAATAAG GGAAGGTTCGTAGTATTCAACACTTACCAAACGTACCTGAAGAACACGTACAATGAAATAGTGACGGACCTGGAGCAGGCCGAGCGGCAGGACTTCTACTGGGGCGCCAAGCTCGTGCGGGGCGCTTATATTGAACAG GAGCGAGCGCGAGCTGCGGCGATGGGCTATGAGGACCCGACGTGCGAGAGCGTGGATGCGACCACCAACTCCTTCCACCGATGCTTAAAGGAGATCCTTAGCAGAGTCAAG GGCGAGCGTCAGCAGAAGCTGGGCATAATGGTGGCGTCGCACAACGAGGACACGGTGCGGTTCGCCATCGAGCTGATGCGGCAGCACGGCATCGCGCCCGACGAGCGGGTCGTCTGCTTCGGCCAGCTGCTGGGCATGTGCGACCACATCACCTTCCCGCTCG GTCAAGCCGGCTACTCGGCGTACAAGTACGTGCCGTACGGGCCGGTGCTGGAGGTGCTGCCGTACCTGTCGCGGCGCGCCAACGAGAACCGCGGCTTCCTCAGCAAGATCAAGAAGGAGAAGGGGCTGCTGCTGAAGGAGATCGGGCGCCGCGTGCTGACCGGCCAGGCGTTCTACAAGCCCGACGGCAGCTACACGCCCGTGTAG
- the LOC123700361 gene encoding uncharacterized protein LOC123700361, with translation MGSLPDLTERTRHCRPAARTVSDPHRHRTVVPQIPVSTIYKKEWPWRKTKTQLKMPAVNANRRRESAASSLGAASVRRLITRQPQKIPKLIITRFTLLCIASGLCSTAILPFTAYAGAEAGAMPLAVMHTVAAIAAPFSPLILQKTGTRHVITLSHVLVCVLLVAHTIATPLSILLFLYAICGVMLSPMELALAASATSFAQAAGDESRRKIALRRALRALRATQDVGLVIGSLMLGGALLIWPEDLMPLLQLPANTMQNFSTPGWPPSEDDLVEEDIEERTCGASGCPDVQSLVGTALSAEGRRVVVAVWAGLALAAAFLALYGAASTPSPPPDARSVLRDPRSLLGAPMGLFIGLQQGFIYTSYIKWYGVCVGGWSEAWRALCGAGALQALAAATLSMAAARGRRGALAAGGAAAHASLLLALLRWRAARTDLALPTVAAAAWGACAALWDVLQSGICVGGPGWRGPWSFTLTARHAGLALACGARQFLCVRTQLAVLALALLTALTSHGALELRLRRDLRHRS, from the exons ATGGGCAGCCTACCGGACCTGACGGAACGCACGCGGCACTGCCGGCCCGCCGCGCGCACCGTCTCCGACCCGCACAGGCACCGCACTGTTGTTCCGCAG ataCCAGTGAGCACAATTTACAAGAAAGAGTGGCCATGGAGAAAGaccaaaacacaattaaaaatgccGGCTGTAAATGCGAACAGACGACGGGAGTCAGCCGCGTCCTCTCTCGGGGCCGCCTCCGTGCGCCGCCTCATCACACGACAGCCACAGAAGATACCAAAGCTCATCATCACACGGTTCACGCTCCTCTGTATAGCCAGTGGCCTATGTTCTACGGCCATACTTCCCTTCACAGCATACGCAGGGGCAGAAGCGGGAGCCATGCCCCTCGCCGTAATGCACACAGTCGCTGCTATAGCGGCTCCGTTCTCTCCATTAATTCTTCAAAAAACCGGCACAAGACACGTGATCACTCTGTCACATGTTCTAGTGTGCGTTCTCTTAGTTGCACACACGATCGCCACACCGCTGTCAATTCTACTATTCCTATACGCAATTTGTGGCGTGATGCTGTCTCCTATGGAGCTAGCATTAGCAGCATCAGCTACGTCTTTCGCTCAAGCGGCAGGCGATGAGAGTAGACGAAAGATTGCATTGCGAAGAGCGTTGAGAGCTCTGCGAGCAACGCAGGATGTAGGGCTGGTCATTGGATCACTGATGCTCGGTGGAGCGTTGCTTATTTGGCCAGAAGATCTAATGCCGCTACTACAGTTACCAGCTAACACGATGCAAAACTTTTCAACACCAGGGTGGCCGCCGTCTGAAGATGATTTGGTTGAAGAAGATATAGAG gAGCGAACATGTGGGGCGTCTGGCTGTCCTGACGTGCAGTCCCTAGTTGGTACAGCACTAAGCGCGGAGGGCCGCAGAGTGGTGGTGGCGGTGTGGGCCGGGCTGGCACTGGCGGCCGCGTTCCTGGCCCTCTACGGGGCTGCCTCTACGCCCTCCCCGCCGCCGGACGCAAGGTCCGTGCTGAGGGACCCAAGGTCGCTGCTCGGCGCGCCGATGGGCCTCTTCATTGGGTTGCAACAGGGTTTTATTTATACGTCTTATATTAAG TGGTATGGTGTATGTGTCGGCGGGTGGAGTGAAGCGTGGCGCGCGCTATGTGGTGCCGGAGCACTGCAAGCGCTTGCTGCGGCCACGCTCAGCATGGCAGCGGCTCGAGGACGGCGCGGGGCCCTCGCTGCGGGCGGTGCAGCAGCGCACGCGTCGCTGCTGCTAGCTCTGCTGCGCTGGAGGGCGGCAAGGACAGACTTGGCGCTGCCCACGGTTGCTGCGGCCGCGTGGGGCGCTTGTGCTGCCTTGTGGGATGTGTTGCag AGCGGCATATGCGTGGGAGGGCCCGGCTGGCGCGGCCCCTGGTCGTTCACGCTCACAGCGCGCCACGCCGGCCTGGCCCTAGCATGCGGTGCGCGGCAGTTCCTTTGTGTGCGCACACAACTCGCCGTGCTCGCGCTGGCCCTGTTAACTGCGCTGACGTCACACGGAGCCTTGGAGCTGCGACTCAGACGGGACCTCCGGCATAGGTCCTGA